Proteins co-encoded in one Flavobacterium fluviale genomic window:
- a CDS encoding glutamine--tRNA ligase/YqeY domain fusion protein codes for MASEEKSLNFIEQIIEEDLKSGLSQTKLHFRFPPEPNGYLHIGHASSIALNFGLGIDYQSPVNLRFDDTNPEKEEQEFVDAIKKDVEWLGYTWAEERYASDYFQQLYDWAVLLIKKDKAYVDSQSSEDMAIQKGTPSTVGTDSPYRNRSVEENLDLFERMKNGEFEAGTHILRAKIDMKSTNMLMRDPIMYRILHKHHHRTGDAWKIYPMYDWAHGQSDYLEEISHSFCTLEFLPHRELYDWFLDQILDENKLRPKQREFARRNLSHTVVSKRKLQQLVKEKHVNGWDDPRMSTISGLRRRGYTAASLRNFANTIGIAKRDNLINVSVLEFCIREDLNKIAPRVMAVLDPVKLVITNYPEGKEEWLEAENNQEDENAGFRKVPFSRELYIEREDFLEEAPAKFFRLTLGKEVRLKNAYIIKGESVIKDAEGNITEIHVTYDTDSLSGSGTEASQRKVSGTLHWVSIQHALEAEVRLYDRLFTDEAPDSYKEKNFLDFVNPNSLEIVTGFVEPSLSTAQNEDKFQFQRLGYFTVDKDSTASKLVFNKTVGLKDAWEEKGKKEENSINNSLKEINKYFKVESKPERIAIESAIGENIKNVTSFSLLQNSLKKNINNNKASLLFAQFILKYGSWKSTDFEEEDIKKLYSMSLKSESTYVRSKALLNLRDIEEASFKNQFDDEILKLYSNPPKNASERENEILAEMVKK; via the coding sequence ATGGCATCAGAAGAGAAATCACTCAATTTTATTGAACAAATCATAGAGGAAGATTTAAAATCAGGTCTTTCACAAACTAAACTTCATTTTCGTTTTCCACCAGAACCAAACGGTTATTTACACATTGGACACGCTAGTTCTATTGCTTTAAATTTTGGTTTAGGAATTGATTATCAGTCACCTGTAAATTTACGTTTTGACGATACAAATCCAGAAAAAGAAGAGCAGGAATTTGTTGACGCCATTAAAAAAGACGTTGAATGGCTGGGTTATACCTGGGCAGAAGAACGTTATGCATCTGATTATTTTCAACAATTGTACGATTGGGCCGTTTTATTAATTAAAAAAGATAAAGCTTATGTTGACAGCCAGTCTTCTGAAGATATGGCCATTCAAAAAGGAACTCCATCAACTGTAGGTACAGATAGTCCGTACAGAAATCGTTCTGTTGAAGAAAATTTAGATTTATTCGAAAGAATGAAAAACGGTGAATTTGAGGCTGGTACACATATTCTTCGTGCAAAGATAGACATGAAATCAACCAATATGTTGATGCGTGATCCTATCATGTACAGAATTTTACACAAGCACCATCATAGAACTGGAGATGCTTGGAAAATTTATCCAATGTACGATTGGGCACACGGGCAAAGTGACTATTTAGAAGAAATCTCACATTCATTTTGTACACTGGAATTCTTACCTCACCGTGAATTATACGATTGGTTTTTAGACCAGATTTTAGACGAAAATAAACTGCGTCCAAAGCAAAGAGAATTCGCTAGACGTAACTTATCACATACCGTTGTTAGTAAAAGAAAATTACAGCAACTAGTTAAGGAAAAGCATGTTAACGGTTGGGATGATCCTAGAATGTCAACAATTTCTGGATTAAGAAGACGTGGTTATACAGCAGCATCTTTACGTAATTTTGCCAACACAATTGGAATTGCAAAACGTGATAATTTAATTAATGTATCGGTTTTAGAATTTTGTATCCGTGAAGATTTGAACAAAATTGCACCTCGTGTAATGGCGGTTTTAGATCCTGTAAAATTGGTAATTACTAATTATCCAGAAGGTAAAGAAGAGTGGCTTGAAGCCGAAAATAATCAGGAAGATGAGAATGCCGGTTTCAGAAAAGTACCTTTTTCTCGTGAATTATACATTGAAAGAGAAGACTTTTTAGAAGAAGCTCCAGCTAAATTTTTCCGTTTAACTTTAGGAAAAGAAGTACGTCTTAAAAATGCATACATCATTAAAGGTGAATCTGTTATAAAAGATGCTGAAGGAAATATTACTGAAATTCATGTTACTTATGATACCGATTCTTTAAGCGGAAGCGGGACAGAAGCAAGCCAAAGAAAAGTTTCTGGAACATTACACTGGGTTTCTATTCAACATGCGCTTGAAGCAGAAGTTCGTTTGTATGATCGTTTGTTTACAGATGAAGCTCCGGATAGTTATAAAGAGAAAAATTTCTTAGATTTTGTGAATCCAAATTCATTAGAAATTGTTACCGGATTTGTTGAACCAAGTTTGTCAACGGCTCAAAATGAAGATAAATTCCAGTTTCAACGTTTAGGTTATTTTACTGTTGATAAAGATTCAACTGCTTCTAAATTAGTGTTTAACAAAACTGTTGGACTTAAAGATGCCTGGGAAGAAAAAGGTAAAAAAGAAGAAAACAGTATCAATAATTCTTTAAAAGAAATCAACAAATATTTTAAAGTTGAAAGTAAACCAGAACGTATTGCAATTGAAAGTGCGATAGGGGAGAACATTAAAAATGTTACTAGTTTTTCACTTTTACAGAATTCTTTAAAGAAGAATATCAACAATAATAAGGCTTCTTTGTTGTTTGCTCAATTTATTTTGAAATACGGAAGTTGGAAATCAACAGATTTTGAAGAAGAAGATATCAAAAAATTATATTCAATGTCTTTAAAAAGTGAATCAACTTATGTACGATCAAAAGCGCTTTTAAATTTAAGAGATATTGAAGAAGCAAGTTTCAAAAATCAATTTGATGATGAAATTTTAAAATTATATTCGAATCCTCCAAAAAATGCATCGGAGAGAGAAAATGAAATTCTTGCCGAAATGGTAAAAAAATAA